From Mus pahari chromosome 20, PAHARI_EIJ_v1.1, whole genome shotgun sequence, the proteins below share one genomic window:
- the Klhdc4 gene encoding kelch domain-containing protein 4 isoform X2 yields the protein MYNELYIYSIRKDTWTKVDIPGPPPRRCAHQAVVVPQGGGQLWVFGGEFASPDGEQFYHYKDLWVLHLATKTWEQIRSTGGPSGRSGHRMVAWKRQLILFGGFHESARDYIYYSDVYTFSLDTFQWSKLSPSGPGPTPRSGCLMAVTPQGSIVIYGGYSKQRVKKDVDKGTQHSDMFLLKPQEGGEGKWAWTRINPSGVKPTARSGFSVAVAPNHQILVFGGVCDEEEEESLEGSFFSDLYIYDAAKSRWFAAQLKGPKSEKKKRRRGKAEDPEGATEQETGGSSAPEPLEVIKEVVSEDGTVVTIKQVLTPSGLGVQPLPKADDSASEASSSGQEPCPRSNAMLAVKHGLLYVYGGMFEAGDRQVTLSDLYCLDLHKMEEWKTLVEMDPKSQEWLEESDEDEDSSSDEESADGEDEDQEEDSAEEGADPQHPEVARGKQ from the exons ATGTATAATGAACTCTACATCTACAGTATCAGAAAGGACACCTGGACAAAAGTTGACATCCCTGGCCCACCTCCCAGGCGCTGTGCTCATCAG GCTGTGGTGGTACCCCAGGGTGGTGGGCAGCTGTGGGTCTTCGGTGGGGAGTTTGCATCTCCTGATGGCGAGCAGTTCTACCATTACAAGGACCTCTGGGTCCTGCACTTGGCCACCAAGACCTGGGAACAGATTCG ATCAACAGGGGGTCCTTCAGGTCGAAGTGGGCATCGGATGGTGGCCTGGAAGCGACAGCTAATTCTTTTTGGTGGCTTCCATGAAAGTGCAAG ggACTACATCTACTACAGTGATGTGTACACCTTCAGCCTGGACACCTTCCAGTGGAGCAAGCTGTCCCCATCAGGCCCCGGGCCCACGCCCAGGTCAGGCTGCCTGATGGCTGTCACTCCCCAGGGCAGCATAGTCATCTATGGAGGTTACTCAAAGCAG AGAGTCAAGAAAGATGTGGACAAAGGCACCCAGCACTCAGACATGTTCCTGCTGAAGCCTCAGGAAGGGGGAGAAG GCAAATGGGCTTGGACCAGGATTAACCCTTCAGGGGTCAAGCCTACTGCAAGGTCTggcttttctgtggctgtggctccAAATCATCAGATACTGGTCTTTGGGGGCGTGtgtgatgaggaagaggaggagagcctGGAGGGCTCCTTCTTCAGTGACCTGTATATCTACGATGCTGCCAAGAGTCGCTGGTTCGCCGCACAGCTGAAG GGCCCCAAGTCGGAGAAGAAGAAACGGAGGCGGGGCAAAGCAGAGGATCCTGAAGGTGCCACTGAACAGGAGACTGGGGGGAGCAGTGCCCCAGAGCCACTGGAGGTGATAAAAGAGGTGGTGTCTGAAGACGGGACAGTGGTCACCATTAAGCAAGTGCTCACTCCCTCGGGGTTGGGGGTGCAGCCCCTACCTAAGGCTGACGACAGTGCCTCAGAGGCCAGCAGCTCTGGGCAGGAGCCATGTCCACGTTCCAATGCCATGCTGGCGGTCAAGCATGGACTGCTCTACGTCTATGGTGGCATGTTTGAAGCTGGTGACCGCCAGGTGACCCTTAGTGACCTGTACTGCCTTGACCTTCATAAGATGGAAGAGTGGAAAACCTTGGTGGAGATGGATCCAA AATCCCAGGAGTGGCTGGAGGAGTCGGACGAGGACGAGGACAGCAGCTCAGATGAAGAGAGTGCAGACGGAGAGGATGAAGACCAGGAGGAGGACAGTGCTGAGGAGGGAGCAG ATCCGCAGCACCCAGAGGTGGCACGTGGGAAGCAGTAG
- the Klhdc4 gene encoding kelch domain-containing protein 4 isoform X1, protein MGKKGKKEKKGRGAEKTAAKMEKKVSKRSRKEEEDLEALIAHFQTLDAKKTQVTETPCPPPSPRLNASLSAHPEKDELILFGGEYFNGQKTFMYNELYIYSIRKDTWTKVDIPGPPPRRCAHQAVVVPQGGGQLWVFGGEFASPDGEQFYHYKDLWVLHLATKTWEQIRSTGGPSGRSGHRMVAWKRQLILFGGFHESARDYIYYSDVYTFSLDTFQWSKLSPSGPGPTPRSGCLMAVTPQGSIVIYGGYSKQRVKKDVDKGTQHSDMFLLKPQEGGEGKWAWTRINPSGVKPTARSGFSVAVAPNHQILVFGGVCDEEEEESLEGSFFSDLYIYDAAKSRWFAAQLKGPKSEKKKRRRGKAEDPEGATEQETGGSSAPEPLEVIKEVVSEDGTVVTIKQVLTPSGLGVQPLPKADDSASEASSSGQEPCPRSNAMLAVKHGLLYVYGGMFEAGDRQVTLSDLYCLDLHKMEEWKTLVEMDPKSQEWLEESDEDEDSSSDEESADGEDEDQEEDSAEEGADPQHPEVARGKQ, encoded by the exons ATGGgcaagaaggggaagaaggagaagaagggccGCGGCGCGGAGAAGACGGCCGCCAAGATGGAGAAGAAGGTGTCCAAGCGCTCGCGGAAGGAGGAG GAAGACCTGGAGGCCCTCATAGCCCATTTCCAGACCTTGGATGCCAAAAAGACCCAGGTCACAGAGACACCATGTCCTCCACCCTCCCCACG GTTAAATGCCTCCCTGTCTGCTCACCCTGAGAAAGATGAGTTAATCCTTTTCGGAGGTGAATATTTCAATGGCCAAAAA ACCTTCATGTATAATGAACTCTACATCTACAGTATCAGAAAGGACACCTGGACAAAAGTTGACATCCCTGGCCCACCTCCCAGGCGCTGTGCTCATCAG GCTGTGGTGGTACCCCAGGGTGGTGGGCAGCTGTGGGTCTTCGGTGGGGAGTTTGCATCTCCTGATGGCGAGCAGTTCTACCATTACAAGGACCTCTGGGTCCTGCACTTGGCCACCAAGACCTGGGAACAGATTCG ATCAACAGGGGGTCCTTCAGGTCGAAGTGGGCATCGGATGGTGGCCTGGAAGCGACAGCTAATTCTTTTTGGTGGCTTCCATGAAAGTGCAAG ggACTACATCTACTACAGTGATGTGTACACCTTCAGCCTGGACACCTTCCAGTGGAGCAAGCTGTCCCCATCAGGCCCCGGGCCCACGCCCAGGTCAGGCTGCCTGATGGCTGTCACTCCCCAGGGCAGCATAGTCATCTATGGAGGTTACTCAAAGCAG AGAGTCAAGAAAGATGTGGACAAAGGCACCCAGCACTCAGACATGTTCCTGCTGAAGCCTCAGGAAGGGGGAGAAG GCAAATGGGCTTGGACCAGGATTAACCCTTCAGGGGTCAAGCCTACTGCAAGGTCTggcttttctgtggctgtggctccAAATCATCAGATACTGGTCTTTGGGGGCGTGtgtgatgaggaagaggaggagagcctGGAGGGCTCCTTCTTCAGTGACCTGTATATCTACGATGCTGCCAAGAGTCGCTGGTTCGCCGCACAGCTGAAG GGCCCCAAGTCGGAGAAGAAGAAACGGAGGCGGGGCAAAGCAGAGGATCCTGAAGGTGCCACTGAACAGGAGACTGGGGGGAGCAGTGCCCCAGAGCCACTGGAGGTGATAAAAGAGGTGGTGTCTGAAGACGGGACAGTGGTCACCATTAAGCAAGTGCTCACTCCCTCGGGGTTGGGGGTGCAGCCCCTACCTAAGGCTGACGACAGTGCCTCAGAGGCCAGCAGCTCTGGGCAGGAGCCATGTCCACGTTCCAATGCCATGCTGGCGGTCAAGCATGGACTGCTCTACGTCTATGGTGGCATGTTTGAAGCTGGTGACCGCCAGGTGACCCTTAGTGACCTGTACTGCCTTGACCTTCATAAGATGGAAGAGTGGAAAACCTTGGTGGAGATGGATCCAA AATCCCAGGAGTGGCTGGAGGAGTCGGACGAGGACGAGGACAGCAGCTCAGATGAAGAGAGTGCAGACGGAGAGGATGAAGACCAGGAGGAGGACAGTGCTGAGGAGGGAGCAG ATCCGCAGCACCCAGAGGTGGCACGTGGGAAGCAGTAG